The region ctatgtgtatatatttggttgtgttatgtgtgaatgagtattcactctcttctatcttatagatctgcttatttctttatgagatacgtgttatgtgtgtgtgtgcctcatctgttatgtgatatatgtgttgattaaagcatgctatacaagttttctttaaactatgtatacaaatgtatatttttatctactaatatgttgggtagaacatgggtagaccgttggtgtgtaataaacggatgagaggcctcgttgttgtttgattgagtcatctagcggagtttagatgacgaccactggctattctagacagtcttgtggaaacattagcaggttcgccacctgtaggtgttaatgaacttgggtgttcattcgctgtactccatccccctcatggttgccttatttgacttatattgctgaggtacccccgaagcatgtgttgtcaccccgatgaaatattcttagactaggtcccttatgttagttgttttagggacattaaagtgagaataacgggaatgggtaattgggttattgttggttggtgaaaattaaatatgatatttattgtgggttgaaaaccctatatgctcaccaggctcccaagcctgacccactcagttttaaattgtattacaggtagtggcggaagggcatgagatggatgaaccatcaagttgttttgtttacaagtctgcatatgtttatatttgttatatgacttgtaatgtattcgtttatgcttattggtctgtatcggaacatgacaccccgagttttgattataatgaaaatacatttcttttatgaaatgcttcggtaaacaatgttttatcatattttgtttttgggaacaaattccgcaattctttcaaatcaaaaggatttactctgaaaatatttaaaagcataaatgaaaatcggtcttttctggccgagattttggggatgtcacagttttgAGGCAAATATAGTAGATGATTGTGTATATCACAAGTTCAGTGGAAGTAAATACATCTTTCTGGTcttgtatgttgatgatatattACTTGCCACCAATGATTTAGGGATCTTATATGAGACCAAGAAATTTCTTTCAAAGCATTTTGAGATGAAAGATCTTGGGGACGCCTCATTTGTATTAGGAATCCAAATTCAACGAGACAGATCTCGTGGAATTCTAGGATTATCATAAAAGAGCTATATTGAAAAGATCCTTGAAAGATTTGGCATGCAAAACTGCAAACCAGGAGACACCCTATTTCGAAAGGAGACAAATTCAGTCTCGATCAATGCCCTAAAAGTGACCTTGAATTTAAAGAGATGCAGAAGATTCCTTATGCATCAGTTGTTGGGAGTCTTATGTATGCTCAAGTGTGTACACGTCCTGACATATCTTTCATTGTAGGGATGTTAGGAAGATATCTAAGCAACCCAGGTAGGGACCATTGGAAAGCAGCCAAACGGGTTTTGAGATATCTACAAAGAACAAAAGACTACATGCTCACATATAGGAAATTAGATGTTTTGGAGATCATTGGGTATTCTGATTCTGATTTTGCTGGATGCCAAGACAGTTATCGATCCACATCAGGCTACATTTACCTATTAGCAGGAGGAGCTATTTCATGGAAGAGTGCTAAACAAACTTTAGTAACTTCTTCCACCATGGCGGCATAATTTGTAGCATGTTTCGAGGCATCAGATCATGCAATATGGCTGAGGAACTTAGCCACGGGGCTGCGTATTATTGGTGTTGAAAGACCACTAAAGTTGTATTGTGACAATAAGCCGGCAATGTTGTATTCCAACAATAACAGAAGCTCTTCAAAGTCAAGGCACATTGACATTAAGTTTCTGATTGTTAAAGAAAGAGTGCAAAATGGAAAAATCGCAATAGAGCACATCGGGACAAACTCCATGATAGCGGATCCGCTCATGAAGGGATTACCTCCCAAGGTCTTTCATGAGCATACTACATACATGGGTGTGATaaatattgatgatattttgtttTAGTGGGAGTTTTACAATTTATTTTTAGGTGCTTTATTTTGGTTTAAGAGCAATTATGTTTTTCTGTACAAACTTAAGAATTCGGTTAATCCTATTATTAGTTGCACTTATttgaagtttgatctcacttcaaGTTAAAGAGAAACTCGTCGGAAATCAATTTTGATTTTGTGACCATGCATCATGTTTAATCTATGTCGTTAGTTATACTTATATATGTGACCATTGATGGTTTAGTTACGTAAATTGTAACAAAGACTGCATTGATCCTATACAGTTATGATTAATGGACAAGACTGTTTAAGGGTACCGATATCATGATAACATACATTAAAGCGCTAATATTGTTATATGTACATTTATATATTCACGGTCCAGTGGGAGATTGTTAGAAAATCATGGGACCATtctataaatgaacatatatattGTTATCATTTAAATCCAAATATTATGGCAAGTGTATAAGATTGTTGATGGACCGATATTCACTTATCATTTGTGGCTTGAGTTCCCGGTTtgactcaagatcctcaagatcccttccatctctcacattagggtttatctcCATCTATAAATATATGTGATGAGGAGCAAATCAAAAAGGACGAAATTAATTCACAAATTTGTTTTTCTTGAGTGCAAAGGGTTCTTAGAGTTGTCTTGAGATCAACTGGAAAACCAAGCTTGTTCTTCAGATCCAAAAGCTTCAATGGAAGCAGGTACACAATCTCCTTCACCTATTTTCTTTTATCCAGATTCGAGAGTTTAAGATCTGGTCTTGAAAGCTTCCGTATATATAGAATAAGTTAATAAacactaacaattggtatcagagccttcttGAATTTGATAATATAAATTTTATCATCTCTTTGTTGCCTGAATATTGCTTTACGTGCTTTCTTGACGTGCGATGAGAAAAGATAAGTCGTGTATATATGTTTCTTGTTCTTGTGATATTTTAAGAGCTTGTTTCGTTTAAATTTTTATTGATTAGTACATATTTTTGACTTTTGTGTACGCATCTCTGACATAAGTTATCAATGAGTTTTTTTTTGAattcatatcatacatacttataaagctaacattttttcttgaatcttatgcatttgaaacccccattcttttttcctttcaccacattcatttgaaactcccatgacttttcaatttttttataataataattataatttggtaattaggttaaataaatatcaaatctaaagtgtatttatatataaactaaatttcaatattaaaataatatctttaattctacttataaaattatgtttttttaacttttaacatattatacttaatttattagttttaatatattgttggatgtcaaccattatcattttaaaggtataatttttgaacaatttgtataaaatacttaaattattaattaaaatataacattataggctcaacttaaatataaaatttatttaacttaaacaacccaaagattattttataaataattaaaagtgataaattgtagtgtctttctaataatgattgtaagttggttaataaggttaaataaatattaaacctaaagtgtaatcataaatatactaaatttcaattttaaaataatatatttacttctatttataaagttatttctttaaattgtaacatattatacttaatttattagatttaaaatgttgttgcatttaaaccattatcagtttaaaactacaatttttgaacagtttggacagaatacttaaattgttaatttaaatataacattacagtgtcaacttaaatataaatttcaattccactaaaaaaaccaaataatattttgtaaatagttaaaagtgataaattatagtgataaatgcaaaaaactaaattgtaatatcggtttaactaaaatatttcctaaatatatttatataatcgttaaaattttttcaaataagtagcttaaaataacttataataacaatagttaaaagtaactttatataaatgattatattgttacctttaaaatcaaaaaataatgtttgatgttttaaataattataatgatagaaattaaaacattaagcaaatatattttaaaaaattagttaaaaataacaactataaataatattaaaccatatataatatttaattttattgatgtgcaactcgcgagtagaagtcattcaaacgattgagattatgacgttataatagatttatatattatcatataattcaaaatagtcaatatattatatcaaattaatatacgaattattatatcaaatttaacaacaacgttagtgttatattttaaaaaatatacatatgtaaagacttcaactatataggtgtttctacgcattacaatgtcaactcaaatataaatttcagtttcatttaaaaaaaataaagaatattttataaatagttaaaagtgataaattgtagtgataaaagcaaaaactaaattgtaatttcaatttaactaaaatatttcttaaatatatttttataatcgttaaaagtttccaaataaatagcttaaaataacttacaataacaatagttaaaaacaactctatataaatgattttattgttagctttaaaataaaaaaacaatatttgatattttaaataattataatgatagaaattaaaacattaaacaaataaattttaaaaaattaataaacaataaaaacaaatataaataacatcaaatcatatattatatttaattttattcatgtataactcgcgggtagaagtcattcaaacaattgagattatgaagttataataaatatatatattatcatatgattcaaaataatcaatatattatatcagttTAGTATAtagaaattattatatcaaatttaacaacaacgttattgttatattcaaaaaatcatatatttgtaaagacttcaaatatataggtgtttctgcgcaacgtgcggacattcgcctagtttTATTATTAAACGAAGAAAGTGTGTGGTCTATCTCCCTATTTGTACACAAAAGCAGTAAATCAAAATCAATAAATAATGCAAAGCCTTTCATGATTGtgacaaaacaaaagatttgTCAGCCTTTAAATATCCCCAATACTATTTTCTTTTGATTTGGACGTACGATATGTACCGGCACTCAGGTTACCCTTGTGATAAGTTTTGCAATTAGGGGTTCTTTAATCATAATATTGGTCATGTAATTTATTATAGACCTACATTTTGCTTTTGCAATTACAACAAATTTAAACCACAATGCAATTCATGCCTATTGATGCTCATCTCAACTCAAATCTGTTAATGATgataacatagtagtaataattATATTTTGAACAGTTTTCTAGGTTAACCATGTTTCTTATATTTACATAAGTTAAACCATATAAATCTAAGAAATACCCATTGCTTATTTGGCTATTTATAGAAGAAAAAAGAATTTAACatcccattattattattattgttggattagtgtctaagtccataactattttggtatgtacttaacccgatgatgcatggtccttttgggttgccttcaccaaagcaacttgaaaggatgaattatggagagaaaggattaaatatgatttattaatatattatgagaataatatattaaaggagaaatcatattgtttaattaatattagttaataattaattagtaattagttttgtgactaaaagagattaattaaacttaagggactggaattgtaattataagataattgcaatttgggccatggattgccttatattaaggagtggacgaattctatggggaagcccataagaaatcgtccaaggccttaaggaaagggatccatgggttgcttagggcttaagcatccaaattagggtttccttgttagataaccctaatagcctcactatatatagaccccttaaggaccaaaaacgtggataagcttttttctagggtttcacacgtttttgggcagcctccatcctctctctcctcttcatcctcttgcttatggtgtttgtgaaccattagaggagtgacatttgtgactctaagctttctaaagtcattacaaggaggaattgtgattgttattgctacataacaatcaaggtaacatcttaaacctattcttattttaatatgattacttgtatgctagaattaggggtttatagtcttggataacttgcatgtacaatagagaaacctagatccaagcattagggtttgtatgagcacataggatgttctttggACCAAAACTcgtaagtggtatcagagcctagattggtttctattgtattgatgccttgtatgttgaaaaaaatttgatttttgtggttctgcatgatggactcggcgagttgccccctactcggcgagtccatgggggtactcggcgagttcgagcgtcagatggagctattttcgggatttcttgctgtttatctttgagatacttgcctttatcatattagatcaatataaatccaattttatgatatatatgactatattcttgatctaattgaagatatttatcaattaataaaatatttgttttccttatgtgataattgattgattattttgattaaattggtaaattgttttgcaagaaatcattaaataaatcaaatatggataattatgtgattaattgctaatttagattatttgttatttgatccttatgttatgaaatgtttcatattttcccctttaggttttatagtataaatttgacctcaaaagttttgttgttttgaaatttaaatagttgaaaccctaatgttttcaaaaaaggtttcaaaacttgccctcaagttttggaatttaaattttgattaatagtttaattttgatgtatatttaaattctaaaccctaatgttttgcaATATTTCAaaccttgccctcaagttttggaatttaaaagttgattaaaagtttaattaggaatgttaaattctaaaactctactattgttttgaaaaagttcaaatcacacccttatggttttattaattaattaaggtgtataattaaaagaggtttaataaatccataaagtttttggtttaaaatttaattgaattaaaagtataattgttaaatttgaccacctaatattttaaaagtgtaaaatacaccctatactatatatataacattaaaagtctaacattatatatatgtatgagtaaaagtcagtcttagcgttagtaggcctcattcacgaagccggtctataaggggtgtttaaggaaattgcctataaaatgacgattgaatgggtatccactcttacccaccgcactcttgactagtggagggtcgttagccgaacgggtatgataggacgaaaaccttccattataagtataatgaattacaaaagtaactaaatgttttcataaaattcccaatcttagttacttaggcaaaagtgaattgatgcaattccatgaaattacactttgtgcccttgcgaagacgttagtggagcgtgtgtggtttaccggcacactaaactgttctaagcaaaggtagcaaagggtgactcaatgtttgtcatagttcggtggagcatgtgtggtttaccggcacatcgaataggtgactgtaacatgtgggggcaccatgtaagtttgcatggttagtcacacccgctttgtgatcctcggcatcccagtcacaaacaagaggggcatatcgagatttaaacatgccattgaagtgttcaatgaatctcataggatctaggagttttcatagatttaaaacttaaatttctttttcgtttttcatggtggaaattagtgaatcgtcattcacttaccttcaaatggtttgcaatttgggttacgacatccctctcccgagttgtagaatattgtgttgggtcctagccttagtatttcatttgggtgatttactaaggactcaatcaatcaactaacttgagtttattttctcccattttgtagatgtcaaagttcgacaactatggtcttcccaaatcccgtggaacaagcattccacatgaagatggtattccacgattcgatcaaggaacaagaaatcatgcttcacttcctccacctcctccaattattctccctaacccacaagttcaaaggcttgaaaagttcaagatcactcaagcccttttggcaaataaacataaagaaggaaagccggtgtgtgcacacgtcctagggatgaagtcacacattgataggttaagaatgttgggatccgttgtctgtgaggaaatggctattgattgggttcttcaatcacttcctaactcatatagtgagttcataagagagtactatatgatgaaccgcgacgtgacccttatagatctcacctatatgcttattgctactgaatcagcaatggtttggcgcaatagaaaagcaaagttgattggtgaatctgctttcaagacctctatggatatagacaatggcaacgaaagacatgctatgatcgaaaagtttgatcataagagaaaggcaatgtctgaagtagttccatgtcatgttccaaaagagtcaatttgcttttattgccaagagaaagggcattggagacgaagttgccccatttacctaag is a window of Lactuca sativa cultivar Salinas chromosome 1, Lsat_Salinas_v11, whole genome shotgun sequence DNA encoding:
- the LOC128127055 gene encoding secreted RxLR effector protein 161-like gives rise to the protein MQKIPYASVVGSLMYAQVCTRPDISFIVGMLGRYLSNPGRDHWKAAKRVLRYLQRTKDYMLTYRKLDVLEIIGYSDSDFAGCQDSYRSTSGYIYLLAGGAISWKSAKQTLVTSSTMAA